The Rhodococcus triatomae genome includes a window with the following:
- a CDS encoding GtrA family protein: MNTPTELGDHGGQAVLSPRTTYPWCGGRADRCRLRGDGVIAQFVRFALVGGSSNIAYVALFLLLDSNSVFVANAVGAVASTILANELHRRLTFHAADRVHWLVAQWEAGGLALAGLMLTTVALAVLGATFPSAAGTTQVMLVIAVGAVVGTLRFLALRGWVFSVR, encoded by the coding sequence ATGAACACACCGACAGAACTCGGCGACCACGGCGGCCAGGCCGTCCTCTCCCCTCGCACCACGTATCCGTGGTGCGGGGGGAGAGCCGATCGCTGTCGACTGCGAGGCGACGGCGTCATCGCTCAATTCGTGCGGTTCGCACTCGTCGGCGGGTCGAGCAACATCGCCTACGTAGCCCTGTTTCTCCTCCTCGACTCGAACAGCGTGTTCGTGGCCAATGCGGTCGGCGCCGTCGCCAGCACCATCCTCGCGAACGAGCTCCACCGCCGACTGACCTTCCACGCGGCAGATCGGGTGCACTGGCTCGTCGCGCAGTGGGAAGCGGGCGGGCTGGCCCTGGCAGGCCTGATGCTCACCACCGTTGCGCTCGCCGTTCTCGGCGCCACGTTTCCGTCCGCAGCGGGCACCACACAGGTGATGCTCGTCATCGCGGTCGGCGCAGTGGTCGGCACCCTGCGATTTCTCGCGCTGCGGGGCTGGGTCTTCTCCGTACGCTAG
- a CDS encoding MFS transporter, with amino-acid sequence MTDIHEQERSSLPDLPPHTDGNHAKRWLVLAVLGIAQLMVVLDATIVNIALPAAQRSLEFGDADRQWIITAYALAFGSLLLLGGRLGDLFGRRKVFIVGLVGFAVASAVGGAAVNFEMLVAARAGQGVFGALLAPAALSLLSVTFTDPAERAKAFGIFGAIAGAGGALGLLLGGALTEWVDWRWTLFVNLIFAAVALAGAVALLSPQRSEHRPKLDIPGTVTVSISLFSIVFGFSKAESNGWSSSTTIAWLVTGAVFMALFVFLQTRVANPLLPLRVVLDRIRAGSYLAIFISGAGMFAVFLFLTFYMQLILDYSPIVNGVAFMPMVAGIVLSSTISTAVLLPRVGPRILLTSGMIIAAVGMALLAQIEVHSSYLPDILPGLIVMGLGMGTIFAPAMQGATSGVQPEDSGVASATVNTMQQVGGSIGTALLSTVAATASTNYLADRAPSPEAIAQAAVESYTTTFWWAAGIFAAGAVLVALVMRSGLLPAAAKGEPVLVH; translated from the coding sequence ATGACAGATATCCATGAGCAGGAACGGTCGAGCCTTCCCGACCTCCCTCCACACACCGACGGCAACCACGCCAAGAGGTGGCTCGTCCTCGCAGTTCTGGGAATCGCCCAGTTGATGGTCGTGCTCGATGCCACGATCGTGAACATCGCACTGCCCGCGGCGCAGCGCTCACTCGAGTTCGGCGACGCCGACCGGCAGTGGATCATCACCGCCTACGCGCTCGCCTTCGGCAGCCTGCTCCTGCTCGGCGGGCGCCTCGGCGATCTGTTCGGCCGCCGCAAGGTCTTCATCGTCGGCCTGGTCGGGTTCGCCGTCGCCTCCGCGGTCGGTGGCGCGGCCGTCAACTTCGAAATGCTCGTCGCCGCGCGGGCGGGTCAGGGCGTGTTCGGGGCGCTTCTCGCGCCCGCGGCACTGTCGCTGCTTTCCGTGACGTTCACCGATCCGGCCGAACGGGCCAAGGCATTCGGAATCTTCGGTGCCATCGCGGGAGCGGGCGGCGCGCTCGGGCTCCTCCTGGGTGGCGCGCTCACCGAGTGGGTCGACTGGCGGTGGACTCTCTTCGTCAATCTGATCTTCGCCGCGGTCGCCCTCGCCGGCGCAGTGGCGCTGCTCTCACCCCAGCGCAGCGAGCACCGGCCCAAGCTCGACATTCCGGGTACGGTCACCGTCTCGATCAGCCTGTTCAGCATCGTCTTCGGCTTCTCCAAGGCCGAATCGAACGGCTGGAGCTCCTCCACCACCATCGCCTGGCTCGTCACCGGTGCCGTCTTCATGGCGTTGTTCGTCTTCCTTCAGACCCGGGTGGCCAACCCACTGCTGCCGCTGCGGGTGGTGCTCGACCGCATCCGCGCAGGGTCGTACCTTGCGATCTTCATCTCCGGCGCAGGCATGTTCGCGGTGTTCCTGTTCCTGACCTTCTACATGCAGTTGATCCTCGACTACTCGCCGATCGTCAACGGTGTGGCATTCATGCCGATGGTGGCCGGGATCGTGCTCAGCTCGACGATCTCGACAGCGGTACTGCTGCCACGCGTCGGACCGCGCATCCTCCTCACCAGCGGCATGATCATCGCTGCGGTCGGCATGGCCCTGCTGGCACAGATCGAGGTACACAGCAGCTACCTGCCGGACATCCTTCCCGGCCTGATCGTCATGGGACTCGGCATGGGAACGATCTTCGCACCGGCTATGCAGGGCGCGACTTCAGGTGTGCAACCGGAAGACTCGGGTGTAGCCTCAGCGACCGTGAACACGATGCAGCAGGTCGGTGGCTCCATCGGCACCGCACTGCTCAGCACGGTCGCCGCGACCGCCTCGACCAACTACCTGGCGGACCGGGCACCGAGCCCGGAAGCGATCGCCCAGGCCGCCGTCGAGAGCTACACCACCACCTTCTGGTGGGCTGCCGGGATCTTCGCGGCCGGAGCAGTGCTGGTGGCACTGGTCATGCGGTCCGGCCTGCTTCCCGCCGCCGCAAAGGGGGAACCGGTACTCGTGCACTGA
- a CDS encoding TetR/AcrR family transcriptional regulator — MSTVRDVTAPRPLRADAARNRLLIIDAARELFAERGIEVTLDDVARRAGVGVGTVYRRFANKEELIDGVFQRHFEKIAEQADHALTLDDPWEALVGFFDFACGSMSANQGLVDVMNGLDDGCEQVACHRSRIEPAVEELFRRAQVAGVLRADAVPSDFFSLLFMVGAISEFVQPVVPGSWRRYLALLLDGLRADAGGRLPLPEPALTMSEVHEAKKASVRSRRRH, encoded by the coding sequence GTGAGCACGGTGAGAGACGTCACGGCACCCCGGCCACTGCGCGCCGACGCTGCGCGAAACCGTTTGCTGATCATCGACGCGGCACGTGAGTTGTTCGCCGAACGCGGGATCGAAGTCACCCTGGACGACGTCGCGCGGCGCGCCGGAGTGGGCGTGGGGACCGTCTACCGCCGATTCGCGAACAAGGAAGAGCTGATCGACGGGGTGTTCCAGCGGCATTTCGAGAAGATCGCCGAGCAGGCGGACCACGCCCTCACTCTCGACGACCCGTGGGAGGCGCTGGTCGGATTCTTCGACTTCGCCTGCGGCTCGATGTCGGCGAACCAGGGTCTCGTCGACGTGATGAACGGCCTGGACGACGGCTGCGAGCAGGTCGCCTGCCACCGTTCGCGGATCGAGCCCGCGGTGGAGGAGTTGTTCCGGCGCGCACAGGTGGCGGGTGTGCTCCGGGCGGACGCGGTGCCGAGCGACTTCTTCAGCCTGCTCTTCATGGTGGGAGCGATCTCGGAATTCGTCCAGCCCGTCGTTCCGGGCTCGTGGCGCCGATACCTCGCGTTGCTGCTCGACGGGCTCCGCGCGGACGCCGGCGGACGGCTGCCGCTCCCCGAGCCGGCCCTGACCATGAGCGAAGTCCACGAGGCCAAGAAGGCGAGTGTGCGAAGCCGGCGGAGGCACTGA
- a CDS encoding tryptophan-rich sensory protein, which translates to MDTHSAASSDTARIVAVVGATVLAIVGSFVGSGVVVGTPVAEAAGGALAPGATAVAPASPAFSIWSVVYVGFVAYAIWQALPAQRANERQRRAGWWIALAMILNAAWILSIQFDLLWVSVLVILALLATLVVIFRSFVSNPPASTVEAVVADGTMFLYLGWVCVAVVANIAAALASEGIDPFGLGATTWAIVVLVVVGVVSVVLATAGHGRLAPAVAIAWGLVWIAVARSDEATAPSTAVAVTSAVVAAVALLAAVSVRVLERGRAA; encoded by the coding sequence ATGGACACGCACTCCGCGGCCTCTTCCGACACTGCCCGGATCGTCGCGGTCGTCGGTGCAACGGTCCTTGCGATCGTCGGCTCCTTCGTCGGCTCCGGCGTGGTGGTCGGCACGCCCGTCGCCGAGGCGGCGGGAGGGGCTCTCGCCCCGGGCGCGACGGCCGTCGCGCCCGCGAGTCCGGCATTCTCGATCTGGAGCGTCGTCTACGTCGGATTCGTCGCCTACGCGATCTGGCAGGCGCTCCCCGCCCAGCGGGCGAACGAACGCCAGCGGCGGGCCGGCTGGTGGATCGCGCTCGCGATGATCCTCAATGCCGCCTGGATACTGTCGATCCAGTTCGACCTGCTGTGGGTCAGTGTGCTGGTCATCCTCGCGCTCCTGGCGACCCTCGTCGTCATCTTCCGATCGTTCGTGTCGAATCCGCCGGCGTCGACGGTGGAGGCCGTGGTCGCCGACGGCACGATGTTCCTGTACCTCGGGTGGGTGTGCGTGGCGGTGGTGGCGAACATCGCCGCCGCACTCGCGTCCGAGGGCATCGATCCGTTCGGGCTGGGAGCGACGACGTGGGCGATCGTGGTGCTCGTCGTCGTGGGCGTCGTCTCCGTCGTGCTGGCCACCGCCGGCCACGGACGGCTCGCGCCGGCAGTGGCGATTGCCTGGGGGCTCGTATGGATCGCCGTGGCCCGCAGCGACGAGGCGACGGCGCCGTCGACCGCGGTCGCGGTGACGAGCGCGGTGGTGGCGGCCGTTGCGTTGCTCGCTGCCGTCAGCGTGCGAGTGCTGGAGCGCGGCCGGGCGGCGTGA
- a CDS encoding HAD-IIA family hydrolase: protein MDMDGVLVHEDKLVPGADSFVAELRENGTPFMVLTNNSIRTPRDLRARLLQSGLDIPESSIWTSALATAKFLGDQRPGGTAYVVGESGLTTALHDAGYVLTDNHPDYVVLGETRTYSFEAITKAIRLVEGGARFIATNPDPTGPSRDGVLPATGSVAALITKATGRDPYYVGKPNALMMRSALRAIGAHSEHTLMIGDRMDTDVVCGLESGMRTILVLTGISSTASVEWFPYRPTAVIGSVADLVGRTDDPFGPPGD from the coding sequence ATGGACATGGACGGAGTTCTGGTCCACGAGGACAAGCTCGTGCCCGGCGCCGACTCCTTCGTCGCCGAGCTGCGCGAGAACGGGACGCCGTTCATGGTGCTCACGAACAATTCGATTCGTACGCCACGGGATCTTCGCGCCCGGCTGCTGCAATCCGGTCTCGACATCCCGGAGTCCTCGATCTGGACGTCGGCGCTGGCCACCGCCAAGTTCCTCGGCGACCAGCGCCCGGGCGGCACCGCGTACGTCGTCGGCGAATCGGGGCTCACGACCGCGCTGCACGATGCCGGGTACGTCCTCACCGACAACCACCCCGATTATGTCGTGCTCGGCGAAACCCGCACCTACTCGTTCGAGGCGATCACCAAGGCGATCCGCCTGGTCGAGGGTGGCGCCCGGTTCATCGCCACCAACCCCGATCCGACGGGGCCGTCGCGGGACGGGGTGCTGCCGGCGACCGGATCGGTGGCCGCCCTGATCACGAAGGCGACCGGCCGCGACCCCTACTACGTCGGCAAGCCGAACGCCCTGATGATGCGTTCCGCGTTGCGCGCCATCGGTGCGCATTCCGAGCACACACTGATGATCGGGGACCGGATGGACACCGACGTCGTCTGTGGGCTCGAATCCGGCATGCGCACCATCCTCGTCCTCACCGGTATCTCGAGTACCGCATCGGTCGAGTGGTTCCCCTACCGGCCGACCGCCGTCATCGGATCGGTCGCCGATCTGGTGGGCCGCACCGACGACCCGTTCGGCCCGCCAGGGGACTGA
- a CDS encoding sulfite exporter TauE/SafE family protein — protein MTWWESLVIVLAGLGAGAINALVGSGTLITFPTLVAFGVPPVTATMSNAVGLVTGGISATWGYRRELAGQGSRLKWQIPASLLGALGGAWLLLHLPETVFARVVPALLVVALVLVVLQPRIQRWVGAREDLPLSRTRLLLLTVGTFAVGVYGGYFTAAQGILLMGVMGAILPESVQRMNAAKNLLALVVNIVAAAAYIVVAGDRINWQAAGLIAVGSVVGGVLGARYGRRLSPAALRATIVVVGLVGLWRLLA, from the coding sequence ATGACTTGGTGGGAATCGCTGGTGATCGTGCTCGCCGGCCTCGGCGCCGGGGCGATCAATGCCCTCGTCGGCAGCGGCACCCTCATCACGTTTCCCACCCTGGTCGCGTTCGGGGTGCCGCCGGTGACCGCGACCATGTCGAACGCCGTCGGGCTCGTGACCGGCGGGATATCCGCAACCTGGGGGTACCGGCGCGAGCTCGCCGGTCAGGGCTCGCGACTGAAGTGGCAGATCCCGGCATCGCTGCTCGGTGCACTCGGCGGCGCGTGGCTGCTGCTGCACCTGCCGGAGACGGTCTTCGCGCGCGTCGTGCCCGCACTACTCGTCGTCGCTCTCGTCCTGGTGGTGTTGCAGCCGCGGATTCAGCGTTGGGTCGGTGCCCGCGAGGATCTGCCGCTGTCCCGGACGCGGCTGCTGCTCCTCACCGTGGGCACCTTCGCCGTCGGTGTCTACGGCGGCTATTTCACCGCGGCCCAGGGCATCCTGCTCATGGGCGTGATGGGTGCGATCCTGCCCGAGTCCGTGCAGCGGATGAACGCCGCGAAGAATCTGCTCGCGCTCGTCGTCAACATCGTGGCCGCGGCGGCCTACATCGTCGTCGCGGGCGACCGGATCAACTGGCAGGCGGCCGGGCTCATCGCCGTCGGATCGGTGGTCGGCGGGGTCCTCGGCGCCCGCTACGGGCGGCGACTGTCCCCCGCGGCACTGCGAGCGACGATCGTGGTCGTCGGCCTCGTCGGGTTGTGGCGACTACTGGCCTGA
- a CDS encoding LLM class flavin-dependent oxidoreductase — translation MKFLLMSLIVHRPDPVTGEKQSTSERLREVVDAAVLAEELGYDGFAVGERHEHPFLSSSPPVVLSNIAARTETLALWTAVTTLSLLDPVRAFEDYSTLDNLSGGRLQLIIGKGNGTAQAELFHVTPDDQWERNREGYELLRRLWESEDVTWTGRFRPPLEHAVTLPRPLQPRLRIWHGSATSRESVDLAARYGDPLFSANVTNPIEPYAELVRYYRERWVHYGHDPVDALVGAGTAGFHVTENSQDAIDAWRPIHAAQLDFARGHGLPVVFETVEDFVERSSALIGSPEQVIDKVHRYHEQFGHEVIHLSAERNGLPDKEHRRGLELFQSSVAPVLRRDLPSRPLGAVGR, via the coding sequence GTGAAGTTCCTGCTGATGAGCCTGATCGTGCACAGGCCGGATCCGGTGACGGGCGAGAAGCAGTCCACCTCCGAGAGGCTGCGCGAGGTGGTCGATGCCGCCGTGCTCGCCGAGGAACTGGGATACGACGGGTTCGCGGTGGGTGAGCGGCACGAGCATCCGTTCCTGTCGTCGTCGCCGCCGGTCGTGCTCTCGAACATCGCGGCACGCACCGAGACCCTGGCGCTCTGGACCGCGGTCACCACGTTGAGCCTGCTGGATCCGGTGCGGGCGTTCGAGGACTACTCGACGCTCGACAACCTGTCCGGTGGTCGGCTGCAGCTGATCATCGGCAAGGGAAACGGCACCGCGCAGGCCGAGTTGTTCCACGTCACCCCGGACGACCAGTGGGAGCGCAATCGCGAGGGGTACGAGTTGCTGCGGCGGCTGTGGGAGAGCGAGGACGTCACCTGGACGGGACGTTTCCGTCCCCCGCTCGAGCACGCGGTGACTCTTCCGAGGCCGTTGCAACCGCGGCTGCGGATCTGGCACGGCAGCGCGACCAGCCGCGAGTCCGTGGACCTCGCCGCTCGGTACGGGGACCCGCTGTTCTCCGCCAACGTCACGAATCCGATCGAGCCGTACGCGGAACTCGTCCGGTACTACCGGGAGCGGTGGGTCCACTACGGCCACGACCCGGTCGACGCCCTCGTGGGAGCCGGTACCGCGGGCTTCCACGTGACCGAGAACTCGCAGGACGCGATCGACGCGTGGCGGCCGATCCACGCTGCCCAACTCGACTTCGCCCGCGGGCACGGACTGCCCGTCGTGTTCGAGACGGTCGAGGACTTCGTCGAGCGCAGTTCGGCTCTGATCGGGAGTCCGGAACAGGTGATCGACAAGGTGCACCGCTACCACGAGCAGTTCGGTCACGAGGTGATCCATCTCTCCGCCGAGCGCAACGGTCTGCCCGACAAGGAGCATCGCCGCGGCCTCGAGCTCTTCCAGTCGAGTGTGGCTCCGGTGCTGCGCCGGGACCTGCCGAGCCGGCCACTCGGGGCGGTCGGCCGATGA
- a CDS encoding ABC transporter substrate-binding protein, with protein sequence MSHTSLPSPLRRTRVGGVVGVAVLAATLAACGGTDSGSAAAGPAQPGGTLRYGLSQAPTCADPAQSGTNQTIYVTRQVVDSLTDQDPDTGELTPWLAESWEVNEDASSFTFRLREGVTFSDGTPFTADSVKRTFDSIADTLTAAKAPLGASYLSGYAGTTAIDDTTAQVDFDAPNAQFLQASSTPQLGILSAATTELTAEERCTGDIAGTGPFVYEDYQQDRSVTLAKRAGYDWGSEVFGHEGEAYLDRIEFTIVPESGVRTGSLASDQLDAISDALPQDAPQIEAVGGQILTISNPGTPFGFQPNIAEAPLDDPAVRAALVSAIDRQELVDTVLGPDFEPATSTLASRTPGYVALDDVTFDPDRSNTLLDEAGWTLGPDGIRERDGRPLAFPVMFSSVFAGNQAILELVQQQVRNVGIDLQLDLVPTPETQARQASKDFVATYYNSTRADGDILRTSFGLDQRNLNNRGPVPDLDEALAGQLTTIDADERNEILARAQQLVLDNGLWIPTVELSQAIGAGPRVQDLKFEASSRLQFFDTWISE encoded by the coding sequence GTGTCCCACACGTCCTTGCCGTCGCCGCTTCGCCGAACCCGCGTCGGAGGTGTCGTCGGCGTCGCGGTGCTGGCTGCGACCCTCGCCGCCTGCGGCGGAACCGATTCGGGAAGCGCCGCCGCCGGCCCCGCCCAGCCCGGTGGCACCCTGCGCTACGGCCTGTCCCAGGCTCCGACGTGCGCGGATCCCGCCCAGTCGGGAACCAACCAGACGATCTACGTCACGCGTCAGGTCGTCGATTCGCTCACCGACCAGGACCCGGACACCGGTGAGCTGACGCCCTGGCTCGCCGAGAGCTGGGAGGTGAACGAGGACGCCTCGTCCTTCACCTTCCGTCTCCGGGAGGGAGTCACGTTCAGTGACGGGACGCCGTTCACCGCCGACTCCGTCAAACGCACCTTCGACTCGATCGCCGACACGCTCACTGCCGCGAAGGCACCGCTCGGCGCGAGCTATCTCAGCGGGTACGCGGGCACCACCGCAATCGACGACACCACCGCCCAGGTCGATTTCGACGCTCCCAACGCACAGTTCCTGCAGGCCTCGTCCACTCCCCAGCTGGGAATCCTCTCGGCCGCGACGACTGAGCTCACCGCGGAGGAGAGGTGCACCGGCGACATCGCGGGAACCGGGCCGTTCGTGTACGAGGACTATCAGCAGGACCGGTCCGTGACGCTGGCCAAGCGCGCCGGATACGACTGGGGCTCGGAGGTGTTCGGCCACGAGGGCGAGGCCTATCTGGACCGGATCGAGTTCACCATCGTCCCCGAATCCGGCGTGCGCACCGGCTCTCTCGCCTCGGACCAGCTGGACGCGATCAGTGATGCGCTCCCGCAGGATGCGCCGCAGATCGAGGCCGTGGGTGGACAGATCCTGACCATCTCGAACCCCGGCACTCCCTTCGGATTCCAGCCGAACATCGCCGAGGCGCCGCTCGACGATCCCGCTGTCCGCGCCGCGCTGGTCTCCGCGATCGACCGGCAGGAACTGGTCGACACCGTGCTCGGACCCGATTTCGAGCCCGCGACCAGTACCCTCGCGAGCCGGACCCCGGGCTATGTCGCACTCGACGACGTCACGTTCGACCCCGACCGCTCGAACACTCTGCTCGACGAGGCCGGCTGGACACTCGGTCCGGACGGGATCCGCGAGCGCGACGGACGCCCACTCGCCTTCCCGGTGATGTTCAGCTCCGTCTTCGCCGGTAACCAGGCGATTCTCGAACTGGTGCAGCAGCAGGTCCGCAACGTCGGCATCGACCTGCAACTGGATCTGGTGCCCACCCCGGAGACGCAGGCGCGGCAGGCCTCGAAGGACTTCGTCGCCACCTACTACAACAGCACCCGCGCCGACGGCGACATCCTGCGCACGTCGTTCGGGCTCGACCAGCGCAACCTCAACAACCGCGGGCCCGTCCCGGACCTCGACGAGGCTCTGGCGGGACAGCTGACCACCATCGACGCCGACGAGCGCAACGAGATCCTCGCTCGCGCGCAGCAACTAGTCCTGGACAACGGGCTGTGGATCCCGACGGTCGAGCTCTCCCAGGCCATCGGGGCGGGACCGCGCGTGCAGGACCTGAAGTTCGAGGCGTCGTCGCGGCTCCAGTTCTTCGACACCTGGATCAGCGAGTAA
- a CDS encoding ABC transporter permease yields the protein MTRYLALRFAQALGVLWAAFTVSFAVLYLLPSDPVSIAVESAGSGQAVDPAAIAELQARYGLDQPVWVQYWTSLSHAVRGDFGYSIATGQSVTAAIGAAIPSTLALAGTALVLAVLFGASVAILATYTRVRWLHSLLLSLPPLGVAVPTFWVGLILLQVFSFQLRIFPAFGDATASALVLPAVTLALPTGAVIAQVLAASLTTTWRQPFIDTARAKGASRWHIQIRHALRLSSIPAFTIAGVLVGNLLAGSVVVETVFSRAGVGRLTQTSVLAQDIPVVQGIVVFTAVVYVAVNLIVDLLYPLIDPRIVDGRRRKDESDADDLVDREVDSAGREVHV from the coding sequence ATGACCCGCTACCTGGCACTTCGATTCGCGCAGGCGCTCGGCGTCCTGTGGGCGGCCTTCACCGTGTCGTTCGCGGTGCTGTACCTGCTGCCCTCGGACCCGGTGAGTATCGCGGTGGAATCGGCGGGCTCGGGACAGGCCGTCGACCCCGCGGCCATCGCCGAACTCCAGGCACGCTACGGCCTGGATCAGCCGGTGTGGGTGCAGTACTGGACCTCGCTCAGTCACGCCGTTCGCGGTGACTTCGGGTACTCGATCGCCACCGGCCAGTCGGTGACGGCGGCCATCGGGGCGGCGATCCCGAGCACCCTCGCGCTCGCCGGCACCGCGCTGGTACTGGCCGTCCTGTTCGGTGCGTCGGTGGCGATACTCGCGACATACACTCGGGTTCGGTGGCTGCACAGCCTGCTGCTGTCGCTCCCGCCGTTGGGTGTGGCGGTACCGACCTTCTGGGTGGGCCTGATCCTGCTGCAGGTGTTCTCCTTCCAGCTGCGGATCTTCCCCGCTTTCGGCGATGCCACCGCCTCGGCACTGGTCCTCCCGGCAGTGACGCTGGCCTTGCCGACCGGGGCGGTCATCGCCCAGGTGCTCGCCGCGAGCCTCACCACCACCTGGCGGCAACCGTTCATCGACACCGCCCGGGCCAAGGGGGCGTCGCGCTGGCACATCCAGATCCGGCACGCGCTGCGCCTGTCGAGCATTCCGGCGTTCACCATCGCCGGTGTCCTCGTCGGCAACCTCCTGGCCGGTTCCGTGGTGGTCGAGACGGTCTTCTCCCGTGCCGGGGTGGGACGGCTGACGCAGACCTCGGTTCTCGCCCAGGACATCCCGGTGGTGCAAGGCATCGTCGTCTTCACGGCCGTCGTCTACGTCGCGGTCAATCTGATCGTCGACCTGCTGTATCCGCTGATCGATCCGCGCATCGTGGACGGCAGGCGCCGCAAGGACGAGTCGGACGCGGATGACCTCGTCGACCGTGAGGTCGACTCCGCGGGAAGGGAAGTCCATGTCTGA
- a CDS encoding ABC transporter permease: MSDLLVREPVVGGTGPAEPDAAPGRAGRRGIARTVRRNGVVAVSAFVLLLAAGFALFPSFFASGDPLVGVPADKLQPPSGAHWFGTDNIGRDVFTRVVHGAGLSLTATLLAVTIALVVGSVLGLLSGAIGGVVDAVLMRVVDVMLSIPTLLLSLALVTALGFGTVNVAIAVGVSLIANFARVMRSEVLRVRRAPYVEAAVASGVRWPVVLTRHVLRNAYPPVIALAAVEFGMAVLAVSSLSFLGFGAVPPTPEWGSLISEGRNYLATAWWMTTLPGLVIVAVVLAAHRLGHAIDERDGR; the protein is encoded by the coding sequence ATGTCTGACCTGCTGGTTCGAGAACCGGTCGTCGGCGGTACGGGCCCCGCCGAGCCCGACGCGGCGCCGGGACGGGCCGGGCGCCGTGGCATCGCTCGGACGGTGCGCCGGAACGGGGTGGTCGCGGTCTCGGCGTTCGTCCTGCTGCTGGCTGCCGGCTTCGCGCTCTTCCCTTCGTTCTTCGCGTCGGGGGATCCCCTCGTGGGGGTCCCCGCGGACAAGTTGCAGCCGCCGAGCGGTGCACACTGGTTCGGCACCGACAACATCGGCAGGGACGTGTTCACTCGCGTGGTGCACGGCGCGGGCCTGTCGCTGACGGCGACGCTCCTCGCCGTGACCATCGCACTCGTCGTCGGTTCGGTTCTCGGCCTGCTGTCCGGGGCGATCGGCGGTGTCGTCGACGCCGTGCTCATGCGGGTGGTCGACGTCATGCTGTCGATCCCGACGTTGCTGCTCTCGCTCGCTCTGGTCACCGCCCTCGGATTCGGCACGGTGAACGTTGCGATCGCGGTGGGAGTGTCGCTCATCGCGAACTTCGCCCGGGTGATGCGCTCGGAGGTACTGCGGGTTCGCCGGGCACCGTACGTCGAGGCCGCCGTCGCCTCGGGGGTGCGCTGGCCGGTGGTCCTGACTCGGCACGTCCTGCGCAACGCGTACCCGCCCGTCATCGCCCTGGCCGCCGTCGAGTTCGGTATGGCCGTGCTCGCGGTGTCGTCCCTGAGCTTCCTCGGGTTCGGTGCCGTTCCGCCCACCCCGGAGTGGGGGTCGTTGATCTCCGAGGGGCGCAACTATCTGGCCACCGCCTGGTGGATGACCACCCTTCCCGGGCTCGTGATCGTTGCCGTGGTCCTCGCGGCGCACCGGCTGGGACACGCAATCGACGAGAGGGACGGCCGATGA